Proteins found in one Micropterus dolomieu isolate WLL.071019.BEF.003 ecotype Adirondacks linkage group LG12, ASM2129224v1, whole genome shotgun sequence genomic segment:
- the LOC123979944 gene encoding Fc receptor-like protein 5 produces the protein MKSSLTVSPSSSQFFSWKSVSLSCEEDDSSAGWTLRRNTTRETRTQCDAGWGRSAGSSCNISYIDPFDSGVYWCESREGATSNTINITVTGGPVILQSPVLPVMEGHDVTLHCKTKTPPSNLPAGFYKDGSLIRTEPTGHMTIHHVNKSDEGLYKW, from the exons ATGAAGt cctctctgactgtgagtcCCAGCAGCTCTCAGTTTTTCAGTTGgaagtctgtctctctgagctgtgaggaggacgacagctctgctggatggacgctgaggaggaacacaaccagagaaaccaggactcaGTGTGACGCTGGCTGGGGAAGATCAGCTGGTTCTTCCTGTAACATCAGCTACATCGACCCGTTCGACAGTggagtttactggtgtgagtccagagagggagcaaccagtaacaccatcaacatcactgtcactg gtggaccagtgatcctgcagagtcctgtcctccctgtgatggagggacatgatgtcactctgcactgtaaaacaaagacccctccctccaacctcccagctggtttctataaagatggctccctcatcaggactgagcctacaggtcacatgaccatccaccatgttaacaagtctgatgaaggcctctacaagt GGTAA